Below is a window of Deltaproteobacteria bacterium DNA.
CTTGTCATCGAGATAGGCCTCCAAGAGACCCAGCGCAGTAACCCCTGTCAGGTTGGTCGCATTGTATGTGCTCCCGACATACCAGTACCATGTCCCTTCCCAATCTAAATCCGTTCGCTGAAGGTCCACGATCCGTTCAGATGCTACGCGGATGGCCGGTTTTCTCGCCTTTTTCCCTATATTGCCGGCCAAAACATTACCGCTGAAAGCAACCGCCAAAAACAAAGCCAAAGAAAACATCCATGCCCTTTTCATCATTAGCCTCCTTTCATTGATGCTGCGGGAACGTTGTTGAATTTTTCGGGTTTTTCCTCCCAACAGGCCGAAAAGGCGCCTGTCAGGAGCGGGGTATGGGGTATTTGAGGGGATGATCCATAAGCTGAAAGCTGAAAGGCTTAAGGTTAATGGCGCACTGGATTTATGATTGTCGATTGATGATTGTTGATTCAACCCTTTTAAAACACGATGGTCCATGGGAAGAAACCTTAACTGACTTATCATTGGGAATAATAGTGCAACTGGCGGGTATGTCAAGCAAAAATTGAAAGAATTGGTGAGAAATGCCGAAGCGTCCGCATTCAGCGGTCAGGCCGCGTCGCTCCCGCATTTAATTGGTCAAATAGACATCTTCACCGCCAAGTCGCAAAGGACGCAAAGGAATCTAGCTTTGTCGTTTGTAGCAGAGACAACCACAAACGACAATCCGCATGCCTCCGGCAGTGGGATGGAGAAATTCTCTGCTCAGCGGACCTTGCGCCTTGAAGGACCACACCGAAGCGTGGGGGTGAGGGGTGACAGGAAAACGGGAGTCGAGCAGCCTTGGGATGAGGTCTTGCCAGGTCATCTGTCTAGGAAACATCTTCGCTTGTTGCAGCCTATGGCAGCGACCGGAGCCGATAGGCATAGCCCCTTGTTTTTGTAATCAGGAAATCAGGAAATGCTCCGCCCCCGACAATCTCTATGTGTCTAAATGGGGACGCCGTAAGGGATCCTCTTAAATCTCGTCAACAATATCGATGTAGGCCTTCTCAAATTAGAAAGGTCCTAAGCTTACCGGGCACTTAGGTTACAAAAATCAAATGCCACCGGATCGCTCGCCCTTTTACATCAGAATCGCAGGTCCCATAACACTCATCAGATCCTTCTGCTTCCATCCAAAACTTAAGAACTTAGCCCCATTTATGCATGACGAAATCCATCCGGCAACTGATAGGTAGTTTCTAACCGGTTGGTTTCCACAAGATTAGCACAGTATGCGGTTGAATAGAAACGGTCCCGCTCATGGGAGTGGAATGTTCTATCGACATAGCCGGTTTTGTATTTTCAGTAACATACCCACCTCCAGAGAAGCTATAACGGTAATAAGTTCCTTCAAGAGCATATTGTTGAGAACTTTCTCCCGGATTGACCAGCACAAGCCCGTTTTCATAGGTTCTTGCATACAAGCTCTGTGTACCCGTCACAAGGAGATCGCCCAGGTTTTTTGTTGGTGTTTGCATGAACGCACCAAGATCGATCTCATACTCAGGCCACCAGTAGACGTCCATACTATATGCATAATTATAAAATGATTTATCATTCTTCAGCAAAAAATAGTTCCCTATCCACCATTCACGCAAGGCTATATTATCGGACCAGCCATTATTCGGTTGCGCAATGAGAATCTTGTCGTTACCGGTAAGGTACCGCAAAATTCTGGATGCTGATAATCCCCAGTCACTGCCCACCAGCCGGTCATTGCTATCCCCACCGGTCATCCAGCCTTCCGACAGGCCTCCGTCAACATGGTCAAGGTAGACATGTTCATACCAGCCGGTAACCATACGGTCACAGTTAACAATACTATAATACTTCGTCTCTCCGGAATGATATCCGCTTGTAATCTCCTGCCAGTACGGCACGGCCAGCGAGTTCCAGTTCTGGGCAAGTGTTGAAGCGTCGTGATCGATTGAAGGCCAGTTCCAGGGAGCGTATTCATACCACATCATACCATTCCCACCAAACCCCACTGATGGATCGTAGTCCGGCTCATATTCATACCAGGGAAAAAAG
It encodes the following:
- a CDS encoding fibronectin type III domain-containing protein; translated protein: MNRTKPYGYLVILMWALFVSLPVCSQAAQSPTAPVLTVATSGTTVTLSWNAVSGATGYTLFYAPYPYAGPETIGSIDMRVQTGISVKLWEGAVFYVAVQAYNSAGNSPYSNIGYFFIQASIIPDTTDGVYIWADQLQTYNDGQNQFVAGHFVGSQKLTKDRIDAIRAYNAGFIVLQYHKAYGVDIGNNIVGPYEWGPDIATMNEFVASNPGYGDLENYYIHWTNQKDAAHRVQHYWAGNLEYHLADIRNAGFRAYLIQKMIKRCKEVGFNGTFFDVAFFPWYEYEPDYDPSVGFGGNGMMWYEYAPWNWPSIDHDASTLAQNWNSLAVPYWQEITSGYHSGETKYYSIVNCDRMVTGWYEHVYLDHVDGGLSEGWMTGGDSNDRLVGSDWGLSASRILRYLTGNDKILIAQPNNGWSDNIALREWWIGNYFLLKNDKSFYNYAYSMDVYWWPEYEIDLGAFMQTPTKNLGDLLVTGTQSLYARTYENGLVLVNPGESSQQYALEGTYYRYSFSGGGYVTENTKPAMSIEHSTPMSGTVSIQPHTVLILWKPTG